Genomic window (Streptosporangium brasiliense):
CCGATCATCAGCCCGTCGGCGACGTACTCATGCTTCATGCGCCGCTGCAGCTCGTCCAGCTCCCCGGAGTCGTCGTGGTCGAAGTCGGGGAGTATGACGACGAAGGTCAGCAGCTCCCGGTCGGAGGGCGGCAACGTGCCGGCCATCGCCTGGAACCGTTCCCGGAAGGCCGACAGCGCCTCACCTATCCGCTCGACGTCCGTCACGTCGTCCTGAACGGCCAGATAGAACAGGTCACGCCGTAACGAGGGGGCGCTGAAGGGGCACACCGGCCCGCGGCGGCCCAGCTCGGGATGGCCCGCCGTGAGATATCCGCGGCTCCAATCCAGGATCTTCCGCAGTTCCGGCAGACGAGGATGGTCGAAGCCCGCGGCCACCTCGGCGGCGGACCACAGGCGTGGTTCAGAGCACATACGGATCCCGCCACATCGGACGCAGGCGGGGGCCGCCGGGCATCACGATCTCGGGTCCGTGGTGCTCGAACCCGAACCGGCGCGCCACCGCCTCCCCGCCCGGGGAGCTCGCCTCCAGGTAGGCGGGGACGCCGTCGCGGTCGCAGCCGTCCAGCACCTGCCGCATCATCTGGGCGCCCAGGCCGCTGCGCTGCAGGTGCGGTGCGACCGCTCCGAAACCGAGATACAGGTGCCGGGGGGCCGCCGGGTGGTGCGCCTCCTGGAGCCTGACGATGGTCAGCAGCGCGTCGGCGTACTCGCCCGCGACCTCGCGCAGCCGCGTGGTGAAGTCCGCACCGGGGTCCTCGGCTCCGGGCGGGGTCGAAAGCACGACCGCCTGGCGGTCCTCCGTCGTGAGCGCACCCTCCTGCGAGATTGATAAATCAAGAAATATCCGGAAGAAGCCGGGAAGGATCTGCTGCCGTCGACGGGGGTTGGGGAAGGCCCAGACGGTCAGCGCGTCATCGAAGAACGACTCCGCGAGAAGTGTGGTCAGGGGTCCGGTATCGGCGCCGGTGGCCGGTCGGAGGGTGATGACGGGACTGGACAAGGGTGACTCCTTCCTCCGGCGAGCTCCTCAAGGCGGCGGTGCAGGTGCTCAAGGATGTCGCCGGCTTCGGGTTTGATCAGGACACTGCGGAGGACGCGGGCGTGCGGGGCGTCCGCCACCAGTCGGGGATGGCGCCCGGTGAGCGCGTGGCCGTCCACGCGCAGGGCGCTGACGTAGACGGGGTCGGCGCCGGCCATGCCCGCGTTCAGCACCCGGGCGGTCGCGGCGTCGACGCCGGCCAGCGTCGGCTCGGACGGGAAGTAGGTGACGATGTCCAGCTCCGGCGGCTGGAACAGCGTCAGGTGCGGGGAGTCCTGGAGCAGCCCGGCCCAGCGCCGCGCCGCCCGGAGGCCGGGCAGCAGGACCCGCCCGAGCCCGTCCGGGGTCGCCGGCAGCAGCCGCAGGGTGAGCCAGAGCGCGGCCGCCGCCGCGCCGGAGCGGGAGCACTCCAGGCTGATCTCACCGAGGTGAAGGTCGCTCTCGGTGAAGTAGGTGTAGGGGGAGTCGTGCCGGTAGTGCCGGGCGACGGCGGGGTCGGCGAACAGCACCGCACCGCATCCGTAGGGCTGCAGCCCGTGCTTGTGGGGGTCGACCACGACCGAGTCGCAGGACGGGATCGCCTCCCACGGGCGGGGGTCGAACAGGCCCTGGCCGGCGAGCAGGGTGAAGAACCCGCCGTAGGCGGCGTCGACGTGCAGGCGCACGCCGTAGCGCTCCTTCAGGGCCAGGGCCCCGTGGACCGGGTCGACCGCGCCCGTCCCCGTCGTCCCGGCGGTGAGCACGACGGTGCCGATGCGCTCCCGGCGCAGCAGGGCCTCCAGCGCGTCGAGATCCATCCTGCCGTGCAGGTCGACCGGCACGCTGTGGCCCGCCATGCCGAGCACACGGCACATCCGCGCGTGCGTGAAATGGCTGTCCGCGCTGTAGGCGACCCCCGCGCCCGGGTGGCTCTCGCGGGCGACGTACAGGGCCTCGAGGTTGCCCATCGTCCCGCTGGTCGTGAGATGTCCGAGGTGGTCGGGGAGGCCGAACATGGCGGCGAGCTCCGCGATCACCTCCCGTTCCATGTCGGCCGTGGCGGGCCCGCCCTCGCGGGCGTGGTTGTTGGGGTTGACGAGCATTGCGGCGAGATAGCCGACGATCGCCGCCGGGTGGGGCGGTTTCACCATCTGCCCGACGTAACGC
Coding sequences:
- a CDS encoding DUF6875 domain-containing protein; protein product: MCSEPRLWSAAEVAAGFDHPRLPELRKILDWSRGYLTAGHPELGRRGPVCPFSAPSLRRDLFYLAVQDDVTDVERIGEALSAFRERFQAMAGTLPPSDRELLTFVVILPDFDHDDSGELDELQRRMKHEYVADGLMIGQFHPTCAEAGLWNEEFRPLRSPIPLLAIRTMLGLDLPFLWDETSNLDSYLERFAPLIPGRVRSQLVSRMASS
- a CDS encoding GNAT family N-acetyltransferase; translation: MSSPVITLRPATGADTGPLTTLLAESFFDDALTVWAFPNPRRRQQILPGFFRIFLDLSISQEGALTTEDRQAVVLSTPPGAEDPGADFTTRLREVAGEYADALLTIVRLQEAHHPAAPRHLYLGFGAVAPHLQRSGLGAQMMRQVLDGCDRDGVPAYLEASSPGGEAVARRFGFEHHGPEIVMPGGPRLRPMWRDPYVL
- a CDS encoding pyridoxal phosphate-dependent decarboxylase family protein is translated as MDLQHWLGRAVEAVNGWSAGFGPFTPHPSHHVGDEEFGAAFADLTKRLQDNYPFFHPRYVGQMVKPPHPAAIVGYLAAMLVNPNNHAREGGPATADMEREVIAELAAMFGLPDHLGHLTTSGTMGNLEALYVARESHPGAGVAYSADSHFTHARMCRVLGMAGHSVPVDLHGRMDLDALEALLRRERIGTVVLTAGTTGTGAVDPVHGALALKERYGVRLHVDAAYGGFFTLLAGQGLFDPRPWEAIPSCDSVVVDPHKHGLQPYGCGAVLFADPAVARHYRHDSPYTYFTESDLHLGEISLECSRSGAAAAALWLTLRLLPATPDGLGRVLLPGLRAARRWAGLLQDSPHLTLFQPPELDIVTYFPSEPTLAGVDAATARVLNAGMAGADPVYVSALRVDGHALTGRHPRLVADAPHARVLRSVLIKPEAGDILEHLHRRLEELAGGRSHPCPVPSSPSDRPPAPIPDP